Proteins encoded together in one Astyanax mexicanus isolate ESR-SI-001 chromosome 10, AstMex3_surface, whole genome shotgun sequence window:
- the elf2a gene encoding ETS-related transcription factor Elf-2a isoform X3, whose amino-acid sequence MATPFCDEPENQLDLLLRAVEVSVQDKTFEAAEALLHMDSPSSLHGDHSPEEFLSEMEVEVSTEEMAPMSDSITVLEQKQDLQKRKRAGRKPKMPRTNCDGSLDLIYKRKSKESRGTTTYLWEFLLDLLQDKETCPKYIKWTEKEKGIFKLVDSKAVSKLWGKHKNKPDMNYETMGRALRYYYQRGILSKVEGQRLVYQFREMPKDIVFIDDDDIDDGVDKGKRQSPTGADCLTPKKRKGRVSPVLPTTPIISLSSGPEGLVSLQQSPATTTTIPRTVRLAMQVPVLMTTGQGQKVSTVTINSPTGASPILTTASTIAGGNSTGKVVLQAVPTLVPAQGQNGERITLQFITLPAAPAKGAGHITLRTLAPVTGPAASAQVLQLAVPATMNAGMSLPVTVAAPSMVPAPLTVPATSTTTVVETVSVPDTKPALSLQDVKIIKLEPMDTSVIQRFGTAASSSENSNINQNSTQS is encoded by the exons tggaggTGTCGGTTCAGGACAAAACTTTTGAGGCTGCTGAAGCGCTGCTGCACATGGACTCTCCATCAAGCCTGCATGGAGACCACAGTCCAG AGGAGTTCCTGTCTGAAATGGAGGTGGAGGTGAGCACTGAGGAGATGGCACCAATGTCAGACTCCATCACTGTGCTAGAGCAAAAACAAGACCTGCAGAAGAGAAAAAGAG CAGGGAGGAAACCCAAAATGCCACGAACAAACTGTGATGGCTCTTTGGATCTCATATATAAGAGGAAGTCGAAAGAGAGCAGGG GCACCACAACATATCTGTGGGAGTTTTTGCTGGACCTCCTGCAGGATAAAGAAACATGCCCCAAGTACATCAAATggacagagaaagaaaagggcATCTTCAAGCTAGTGGACTccaaagctgtgtccaaactgtgggggaaacataaaaacaaacctgATATGAACTATGAAACAATGGGACGAGCACTCAG aTATTACTACCAGCGAGGCATTCTATCTAAGGTGGAAGGCCAGAGGCTGGTGTACCAGTTTAGGGAGATGCCTAAAGACATAGTTTTTATAGATGATGATGATATTGATGATGGTGTCGATAAGGGGAAGAGACAAAGCCCAACAGGAGCTGATTGCTTGACTCCAAAAAAGAGGAAAGGAAGAGTCTCTCCTGTGTTACCCACTACACCAATCATCAGCCTCTCCTCAGGACCTGAAGGCCTTGTGTCTCTTCAGCAGTCACCTGCCACCACAACAACCATCCCCAG AACGGTGCGGCTGGCCATGCAGGTCCCGGTCCTGATGACGACGGGCCAGGGTCAAAAGGTCTCCACAGTCACAATCAATTCACCCACTGGTGCCTCTCCTATACTGACAACGGCCAGCACAATCGCCGGGGGCAACAGCACAGGAAAAGTGGTGTTACAGGCGGTGCCAACGCTGGTGCCTGCCCAGGGACAAAACGGAGAGCGGATCACGCTCCAGTTTATCACGCTCCCCGCGGCTCCGGCGAAAGGGGCCGGCCACATCACCCTCCGCACGCTCGCCCCAGTCACAGGACCTGCTGCCAGCGCCCAAGTTCTGCAGCTGGCGGTCCCAGCCACTATGAACGCTGGCATGAGTTTGCCAGTGACTGTTGCTGCCCCATCCATGGTCCCCGCCCCACTCACTGTTCCCGCCACATCTACAACCACTGTAGTGGAGACGGTCTCTGTGCCAGACACAAAGCCGGCTCTGTCCCTGCAGGACGTGAAGATCATAAAGCTGGAGCCTATGGACACCAGTGTGATTCAGAGGTTTGGAACAGCAGCATCATCATCAGAGAACTCAAACATAAATCAGAACAGTACACAGAGCTGA